A single region of the Lycium barbarum isolate Lr01 chromosome 2, ASM1917538v2, whole genome shotgun sequence genome encodes:
- the LOC132628722 gene encoding uncharacterized protein LOC132628722 — protein MKHTKVSITKEKRTRSYDPESPISFSDKDIEGIVQPQNHALVISVLVNKFRVKCVLIDPGSSATTIRWRVIEQMGLLDQIVPAVRVLNRFNMACKTTKGEITLPVNTAGTMQQTKFYVIEGDMGYNALLRRPWIHNMRAVPQLSTKC, from the coding sequence ATGAAACACACCAAAGTTTCCATCACTAAAGAAAAACGTACACGGAGTTATGACCCCGAGAGTCCCATCTCGTTCAGCGACAAGGATATAGAAGGCATCGTTCAGCCCCAAAATCATGCACTGGTAATATCTGTccttgttaataaatttagagTTAAATGTGTtttaattgatccaggtagctcagCTACTACCATCAGATGGAGAGTCATCGAGCAAATGGGTCTACTAGACCAGATCGTGCCTGCAGTCCGAGTCCTCAACAGGTTCAACATGGCATGCAAAACGACGAAGGGTGAAATCACCTTGCCGGTCAACACAGCTGGAACCATGCAGCAGACCAAGTTTTACGTGATTGAAGGAGACATGGGATACAATGCATTACTTAGAAGACCATGGATTCACAACATGAGGGCAGTGCCTCAACTCAGCACCAAGTGTTAA